One Pocillopora verrucosa isolate sample1 chromosome 10, ASM3666991v2, whole genome shotgun sequence genomic window carries:
- the LOC131787081 gene encoding uncharacterized protein isoform X2 has product MRTEPSGRALKDPSSSRPLGNSDITKLLEDLDNQTEAIKTGQEIGEELLGEKNHTRLKEDEVETIDGSLFEYSNDESKGEDFPEEVKDDSSQAVSITGAPALVDRDGVPDKTTALESGASYLAGKPLLMLNNKSEDLDVSKWFLYYPISTESDEQRA; this is encoded by the exons ATGAGAACTGAGCCTTCTGGAAGAGCCTTGAAAGATCCTTCGTCTTCAAGACCCTTAGGTAACAGCGACATAACTAAACTCCTGGAGGACCTAGACAATCAAACGGAAGCCATCAAGACTGGTCAAGAGATAGGCGAAGAACTTTTAGGCGAGAAAAACCATACCAGATTAAAGGAAGATGAAGTGGAAACAATTGATGGTAGTTTATTTG AGTATTCTAATGATGAGAGCAAAGGAGAAGACTTTCCAGAGGAAGTTAAAG ATGACTCCTCACAGGCTGTGAGTATAACAGGAGCTCCTGCGCTGGTCGATAGAGACGGAGTTCCAGACAAAACAACAGCCCTTGAGAGCGGGGCTTCTTATTTAGCTGGCAAGCCCCTGTTGATGCTCAATAACAAAAGTGAAGACCTAGATGTAAGCAAATGGTTTCTGTACTACCCAATCTCGACGGAATCTGATGAGCAAAGAGCATAA